One Brassica napus cultivar Da-Ae chromosome C2, Da-Ae, whole genome shotgun sequence DNA window includes the following coding sequences:
- the LOC106393388 gene encoding uncharacterized protein LOC106393388, whose translation MAPYKALYGRPCKTPLCWTEVGERREFGPKIVEETMKELEIIQTNMKKAQDRKKKYADQSRREVVFSIGDWVYLKVSAQKGKDRFGKVGKLAVRFIGPYQLYNESESAIEIEQIENLQTNLTYPEGPIRIGERRIRRLKNREIPQVQVFWGKRNRVIVTWEDESRFKVLHPDFFHEDVVMEEGGSPDP comes from the exons ATGGCACCATATAAGGCGCTTTATGGGAGGCCATGCAAAACACCTTTATGCTGGACcgaagttggagaaagaagagagtttgGACCCAAAATTGTAGAAGAGACAATGAAAGAGTTGGAGATCATTCAAACCAATATGAAGAAAGCGCAGGATAGAAAAAAGAAGTACGCCGATCAATCAAGGCGAGAAGTGGTGTTCAGTATTGGTGATTGGGTTTACCTAAAAGTGTCAGCTCAAAAAGGAAAGGACCGATTTGGAAAGGTCGGCAAACTAGCGGTAAGATTCATTGGGCCTTACCAGTTATACAACGAATCGGAGAG CGCTATTGAGATAGAGCAAATCGAAAACCTGCAAACAAACCTCACTTATCCTGAGGGACCAATCCGAATAGGTGAACGTCGGATACGAAGATTGAAGAATCGAGAAATTCCTCAAGTCCAAGTTTTCTGGGGTAAGCGGAACCGTGTAATTGTGACCTGGGAGGATGAATCAAGATTCAAAGTGTTGCATCCAGATTTCTTCCACGAAGATGTAGTGATGGAAGAAGGGGGATCACCGGATCCTTag
- the LOC106393389 gene encoding uncharacterized protein LOC106393389, whose protein sequence is MLHDVIARSLQQPQVQPQPLVPPQPSVSTPMLPLITAMKNMKTPHFEGGTDPFQADQWLRTMEKNFETVTCSEESKKKMAVYYLDKDAAEWWESRDRQVGHLVTTWVAFKQEFERKYFTPESNRRLQCQFANLVQGDKTVREYESEFMRLRRHMLRGQDDEETMISNFMFGLKLELENRLAVGNYESLTELVEKAVNVEIGLEAEKAATKKSKQHQEGKYGGNQRSFKGKDKEKESGGPSRRSLFTGKCFNCGKIGHKSSECYGKKPGSFQSNSYNPTCFTCGKKGHISTQCSVNRPIPTTPITVHPPPAPPAIAPSPKRQAIGGRVYALELEDTKLPGPSKGPITGSLHVAGRPTHVLFDSGETHSFVAPEVAAEFVGSFVIDRMDVAVMTPGDQTLQAKECLRRVLLVICEKMFLADLLVVPLKGYEVILGMDWLSGYRAQLDCGKGRISFKENGQRQIVFYGISPSKSVSLVAALRVEDLLKDGEAYLVTVTASKGPASNEVEITDIAVVQEFEDVFAALKELPPPRSNPFTINLEPGAKPIAKAPYRMGPAELKKQL, encoded by the exons AGCTGACCAGTGGCTTCGAACAATGGAGAAAAACTTTGAGACTGTGACATGTTCCGAAGAATCTAAGAAGAAGATGGCAGTGTATTACTTAGACAAAGACGCGGCAGAATGGTGGGAGAGTAGGGATCGCCAAGTAGGACATCTGGTCACCACTTGGGTGGCATTCAAACAAGAATTTGAACGCAAGTACTTCACTCCTGAATCTAACCGAAGGCTTCAATGTCAGTTTGCAAACTTGGTACAAGGAGATAAGACGGTTAGAGAATATGAATCTGAATTTATGCGACTGCGACGACACATGTTGCGAGGACAAGATGATGAGGAGACCATGATATCTAATTTTATGTTTGGTCTTAAACTAGAGTTAGAGAATAGACTAGCAGTCGGTAACTACGAGAGTCTCACCGAGCTAGTGGAAAAGGCTGTGAATGTGGAGATTGGATTGGAAGCTGAGAAGGCGGCAACTAAGAAATCCAAGCAGCATCAAGAAGGAAAGTATGGTGGAAACCAAAGATCTTTTAAGGGTAAAGATAAGGAAAAGGAATCAGGAGGGCCAAGTCGACGATCTCTGTTCACAGGGAAATGCTTTAACTGTGGCAAGATAGGCCATAAGTCAAGTGAATGCTACGGGAAGAAACCTGGATCCTTTCAGTCAAACTCCTACAATCCTACATGTTTCACGTGTGGAAAGAAAGGGCACATCTCTACCCAGTGCAGCGTCAACCGTCCTATCCCAACTACGCCAATCACTGTCCATCCTCCTCCAGCTCCACCTGCAATCGCACCATCGCCAAAAAGGCAAGCTATAGGAGGTAGAGTTTACGCTTTAGAACTAGAGGATACTAAACTTCCAGGCCCATCTAAGGGTCCTATCACAG GATCTTTACATGTTGCGGGACGTcccacacatgtattgttcgactcGGGGGAAACACATAGCTTTGTGGCCCCTGAGGTAGCTGCCGAGTTTGTGGGTTCATTTGTGATTGACAGGATGGATGTGGCTGTGATGACTCCCGGAGACCAAACCCTCCAAGCAAAAGAATGCCTCAGAAGAGTTCTGTTAGTCATTTGCGAGAAGATGTTCTTGGCAGATTTGTTGGTGGTGCCCTTAAAAGGATATGAAGTTATCTTAGGCATGGATTGGTTATCAGGCTATCGGGCACAATTAGATTGTGGAAAAGGTCGTATTTCGTTCAAGGAGAACGGGCAACGGCAAATAGTGTTCTACGGGATCAGTCCAAGCAAGTCTGTGTCTTTAGTAGCTGCCTTGAGAGTGGAAGATTTGCTTAAGGATGGAGAAGCGTATCTGGTAACAGTAACTGCTAGTAAAGGACCCGCTAGCAATGAAGTTGAAATTACGGATATTGCGGTAGTACAAGAGTTTGAGGATGTGTTTGCGGCGTTAAAAGAGTTACCTCCACCTCGGAGTAACCCTTTCACAATTAACTTGGAACCTGGAGCTAAGCCGATAGCAAAGGCTCCTTACCGCATGGGACCCGCAGAGTTGAAGAAACAACTTTGA